Below is a window of Leucobacter sp. Psy1 DNA.
CGCAGCCGGCGCGGCTGCGTCGGCTCCGATCGACGAGAACGAGCAGTTGGGCCAGGACCCTGGGGCTGCGGCCGATACTGCACTGTCGACAGATGCGGGGGCCAGCGGTTCGGAGGAAGGCGCTCCCGAGAACCCGGGGCTCTCCCAGAGCGAGCTCGACGAGCGTCTGCGCTGGGCCGTGTGGGGCAACGACCTCGATACCGCCGCGCAGCTCATCGAGTGGGGTGCCGACGTGAACGCGCAGGACAGCACGCAGCAGTCCGCCTTTCTCATCGCTACGAGCGAGGGGCGGGACGAGCTGCTGCGCCTCACCCTCGAGCACGGTGCTGACGTCGCCGATCTCGACAGCTGGAACGGCACCGGCCTGATCCGTGCTGCCGAACGCGGGCACTGGGACGTGGCGGGAACCCTCATCCGAGCGGGAGTCGACATGCATCATGTGAACCGCGTCGGCTATCAGGCGATCCACGAGGCGGTGATCTTCGGGCGTGACGATCCGACCTATCACGCCGCGGTCCGCGTGCTCGTCGCAGGGGGAGCGAGCCTCACCACGCCATCGGTCACGGAGGGGCAGACTCCGTTGCAGATGGCGCAGAGCCGGGGGTTTTCAGAGCAGATCCGGATTCTCGAGGCACTGGACCGCGAAGCGCCCGAGCACCCAGAAGCCGCCCTGCTGGCGTCCGCGGCATCGGGTGACGCGGACGCCCTGACGCTCGCACTGCGAGCCGGGGCGGCGGTCGACACGCGCGACCCCGAGGGGCGCACGGCGCTCGACATCGCGGAGGACGGGGGCAACCTCGCCGCGGCGACGGTGCTGCGCGCGCTCGGAGCATGAGGCGGCGGGTCAGAGCCGGATGAGTCCGCGCTTGACGGCCGTCGCGATCGCGGTCTGTCGATTGTCGGCGCGCAGTTTGATGAACGCGTGGTGCAGGTGGGTCTTCACGGTCGCCTCGCTCACGAGAAGTGTCCGGGCGAGATCGCGGTTCGAGAGCCCGGCCGCCGCGAGTTCGAGCACTTCGAGTTCACGGCTCGTGAGTGCGTCGTCTGGTCGCTGCATGCGGTCGAGCAGCCTCGCGGCGATCGGTCCGGCGATCGCCGCAGATCCTGCCGCTGCTGAGCGGATCGCGCTGAACAGTGCCGATGGGCGGCTGTCCTTGACGAGGTACCCCACGGCTCCTGCCTCGACCATCCGGACGATGTCGGCGTCCGAGTCGAACGCGGTGAATGCGACGACGCGCGTCTCGGGGCTGGCCGCGAGCAGGCGTCGAGTAGTGGCGGGCCCGTCCTCGTTGTCCGGCCCGAGGTCGAGGTCGACCAGGGCGACGTCGGCCTGCTCCCGGGCTGCCGCGGTGACCGCTTCTGCGGGGTCGCCGGTCTCCGCGACGACGGTGAAGTCTGGCTGCGTTTCGAGGAGTGCGCGAGTTCCGTGCCTGAGGACGGGATGGTCGTCGAGGAGCAGGATTCGGATCACGTTGTCTCCCCGTCACGGGAGGCGACGGGCACGACCCCGGCGATCACGGTACCGCGTCCGGGAGCTGACTCGACCGTGAACGTGCCTCCGAGGCTTTCGACGCGCCACGCCATCGCGCGCAATCCGTAGCCGGTGGTGTCGACGCGTACCTGCTCCGGATCGAATCCCGCCCCGTCGTCGGCGATGTCGATGCTGACGGCTCGGTCGAAGTAGGTGAGCGTGACCCGAGTTGCGGACGCCGAGGCGTGCTTGCCCGCGTTGAGCAGCGCCTCCTGCGCCACGCGCAGCAGCGCGTGGACGACCTCAGCGTCGAGGGAAGTTTCGGTGCCGACGACGGCGAGCTCGGCACCCTGCTCCGCTGCCAGGGCGCCGATCTCCGTCGTCAGTGACGTGCGGTCTTGCGGGCTCGCGAGGCCGTGCATGAGCTGCCGGGTCTCGACGAGTGCCTCGCGCAGGATCTCGCGGGCCCCCACTGTCGTCTCACCGCCGCTGCCGTCGCTCGGGTCGCTCGACTCGAGCAGCAGCAGAGCGCTCGCCGTGCGCTGGACGACCGTGTCGTGCAGTTCGCTCGCCACTCGGTGGCGCTCGGCGAGTGCTCCGGCCTCTCGCTCGGACCGGGCGAGCTGCTCCTGGGTGCTGAGGAGATCGATATTCAGTCGGCGTCGATTCTCCAGCGCTCGCTCGAGTGCGTCGACGGCGAGCGACAGCATGAGTCCTCCGAAGAACGGTCCGAGTACGAGACCGAGATCCTCACCGTTCGACATGAAGAAGAGTCCGGTGCTGACCGCGACCACGAGCATGGCGCTGCCGATCATGGCGGTCCGGCGCCCGAGGACCCGGTGGAGGGCGAAGAAGAGGGGGAACGCGCACCAGCCGAATGAAGGTGCGAGCACCGCGAGCGGCAGCCACAAGGCGACGGCAAACACGATGCCGAGGCGGCTGCGGCGCGGACCCGGCCGGGCGACCGCGCCGAGCGCGTAGGCGAGACCCGAGCCGATGCCGAGGGCGAGCACCGTTGCGCCGACGGTGTCGAACGGGTGGTACGAGAAGTACCGGACCGCGCAGACCACGAGCAGCACGGCGAAACCGATGTCGACCGACACGTGCATCGCCGCGAGCGGGCGGTCCGGGCTTGCGGACTCAGCGGTGCGCTGCCGGTGCGGGGAATCGATCATCTCCTTCAGTATCGGGTACCGACGTCTGGAACGCCTCAACCGATCGGTTGAGAGCAGAGGATCCATACCGTTGATGTGCGAGGAGCCCGGCGGCGCGAGGCTGGATTCCAGGTCGAAACCGAGACCACCATCACTCGTGAGGAGTTCATCATGCAGCACGCGCGCACACTCGCCCCCACCGTTCTCGTCCTGGCACTCGGAGGTGCACTGGCCCTCGCCGGCTGCGCACCGTCGGCCGGAGGCGAAAGTACGGCGGATGACGCAGCGAGCGACGCCGCCGCGGCCGTCGAAGTCGCGGAGTCGAACACGGTAAGCAGTCAGCGACTGACCGCTGCGACCGCTGCGACGGCCGCACAAGCCGCTTTGGCGCAGTGCGCCGCAGACGACCTCGGCTTCGTGTCGGTCGCGGTCGTCGACCGGCAGGGCGAGCTCCAGGCCTTCGTGCGGGGCGACAACGCGGCTCAGCACACGGTGGACGCCTCGCGGCAGAAGGCGTACACGGCTGCCGCGTTCGGGGCGGACACGAGCGACCTCGTAGAGCGCGCCGACGAGAACCAGCTTCACCGTCTTCCGGGGACCCTGTTCATGCCGGGCGGGGTGTCCGTGAAACTGGGGGACGCCTCGATCGCCGGTATCGGGGTGGGTGGGGCGCCGTCCGGCATGGACGATCAGACCTGCGCTGCTGCCGGTCTCGCGGCGATCCAGGATGAGGTCGCGGGCTGATGAGGTCTCGCGGATCTGCGTCGGCCGGGAGTACGCTCGTGGTGTTCGCCGTGGCACTTCCGCTCCTCAGCGGATGCACCCCCTCCACGGCCGCCGACCCGAGTCTGGAGAGATCCGTGAGCAGCCCTGCACCGAATGACGCTCCGAACAACGCGGAGCGCAGCGAGGTCGACCGGGCTGCCGCCACGCTGGCGCTGCAGGATGCTGTGGAGGCGGGCGACCTCGATGGTGCGTCCGCCGCCATCGCAGGCGGAGCAGACCTCGAGGTGCGGGGCGACGGCGGGCGCACCCCGCTCGTCGTCGCGACGAAATCTCGACAGACGGCGCTCGCCGTGCGGCTGCTGGAGGCCGGCGCCGACCCGAATGCGCAGGACAACATGCAGGACTCCGCGTTCCTGTACGCGGGCGCCGAGGGCCTGGACGAGATCCTCACCGCGACGCTGGAACACGGAGCCGATGTGGCCTCGACGAACCGGTTCGGCGGTACTGCCCTGATCCCGGCGTCCGAGCACGGCCACGTCAGCACGGTCGAGATACTGATCGCCGCCGGAGTGCCCCTCGACCACGTCAACAACCTCGGCTGGACGGCGCTGCACGAGGCGATCGTGCT
It encodes the following:
- a CDS encoding ankyrin repeat domain-containing protein, with product MPSHRRVRGVSWSLVILGVGLVGCAPEYGDPAPAAGAAASAPIDENEQLGQDPGAAADTALSTDAGASGSEEGAPENPGLSQSELDERLRWAVWGNDLDTAAQLIEWGADVNAQDSTQQSAFLIATSEGRDELLRLTLEHGADVADLDSWNGTGLIRAAERGHWDVAGTLIRAGVDMHHVNRVGYQAIHEAVIFGRDDPTYHAAVRVLVAGGASLTTPSVTEGQTPLQMAQSRGFSEQIRILEALDREAPEHPEAALLASAASGDADALTLALRAGAAVDTRDPEGRTALDIAEDGGNLAAATVLRALGA
- a CDS encoding response regulator transcription factor encodes the protein MIRILLLDDHPVLRHGTRALLETQPDFTVVAETGDPAEAVTAAAREQADVALVDLDLGPDNEDGPATTRRLLAASPETRVVAFTAFDSDADIVRMVEAGAVGYLVKDSRPSALFSAIRSAAAGSAAIAGPIAARLLDRMQRPDDALTSRELEVLELAAAGLSNRDLARTLLVSEATVKTHLHHAFIKLRADNRQTAIATAVKRGLIRL
- a CDS encoding sensor histidine kinase, whose translation is MIDSPHRQRTAESASPDRPLAAMHVSVDIGFAVLLVVCAVRYFSYHPFDTVGATVLALGIGSGLAYALGAVARPGPRRSRLGIVFAVALWLPLAVLAPSFGWCAFPLFFALHRVLGRRTAMIGSAMLVVAVSTGLFFMSNGEDLGLVLGPFFGGLMLSLAVDALERALENRRRLNIDLLSTQEQLARSEREAGALAERHRVASELHDTVVQRTASALLLLESSDPSDGSGGETTVGAREILREALVETRQLMHGLASPQDRTSLTTEIGALAAEQGAELAVVGTETSLDAEVVHALLRVAQEALLNAGKHASASATRVTLTYFDRAVSIDIADDGAGFDPEQVRVDTTGYGLRAMAWRVESLGGTFTVESAPGRGTVIAGVVPVASRDGETT
- a CDS encoding heme-binding protein; amino-acid sequence: MQHARTLAPTVLVLALGGALALAGCAPSAGGESTADDAASDAAAAVEVAESNTVSSQRLTAATAATAAQAALAQCAADDLGFVSVAVVDRQGELQAFVRGDNAAQHTVDASRQKAYTAAAFGADTSDLVERADENQLHRLPGTLFMPGGVSVKLGDASIAGIGVGGAPSGMDDQTCAAAGLAAIQDEVAG
- a CDS encoding ankyrin repeat domain-containing protein; amino-acid sequence: MSSPAPNDAPNNAERSEVDRAAATLALQDAVEAGDLDGASAAIAGGADLEVRGDGGRTPLVVATKSRQTALAVRLLEAGADPNAQDNMQDSAFLYAGAEGLDEILTATLEHGADVASTNRFGGTALIPASEHGHVSTVEILIAAGVPLDHVNNLGWTALHEAIVLGTGSADHVRVVRALLDAGADPTLPDGNGVAPRDLAISHGYANIVAELDRADRN